The stretch of DNA ACCGGAAGCGCCCCCCTTGATGTCTCTTTTCCTATTCCCGGCTCTTTCCTGATAATCCCGGCATTCAGCAGCCGGTCTATGTGCTTTTTTGTATTGTCGTAATTGGAGTTGATATGGTTTGCAATCTCCCTGACGGATTTTGGACCTCTTTCGATAAAAGTGATGATCTCGAGCCTTACAGGATTTGATATTGCCTGGAGGTATTCCAGGAGCTCCTCAAGCAGGCCGGGTTCTGCATGATCCTCCAGCGTAACATCCCCGGACTCCGCCTCATGCGACCGGATTTTGTGGAATTTCATATATCTGATACTATTTATTTTGTTGAAAATATATCTTTAAAATAACTGTTGAGATTAAATCGGATTTTTTTAATCTGAAATCAGGCCTGTCCGGCGATCAGAGAAAAAGATTTATGGCCATAATGATGCATACGAATATCAGGAAAAGCCCAAAACCGAATGACAACTGACTGCTCCTAAGTTTCCGTGCATATCTCGTGCCTGCAACCGCACCGCATACGGCCCCGGTGATGTACAATGCCAGAAAACCCAGAGAATGAATATTGCCGAGCTCCGCGTGCATGATCGAGGCCGCCATACATGCAAGAAACACGACCATTGTTGAAGTCGCAGTCGCATAATGCGGGGGAATTTTTGCAGCGATCATTGCAGGAACATTTATGCTTCCACCGCCTAGACCCGTCAGACCGTTCAAAAGCCCTCCGCTGCTTCCCCAGGTGATCATATGCAGTGCATGAAAATCGCCGGAGAACTCATCGCCGTACCTGTTCTTACAGCCGTCATGATACTCCGGGCCCTTCTTTATTTCCGGGAGGGAGATCAGATCCGGCTTGAGAAGAGTCGATGCAATAACAAGGAGTATGGCGATTAAAATCAGCTTAAGTGTTATTACAGGCAGCGATATTGAGACGAGAACCGACAGTACCGATACCCCGACAGCAGGAACCCCAAGGAACAGTGCCGTTTTATAGAGTATTCTCTGCTGCCATGCATAATTTACCATCGAAGTAAAAGATATTGCAACACCTATAGTCAGGGAGAGAGCGATTGCAGTAATCTGGTCGAATGAAAAGACAAGTATCAGCACGGGAACGTTCAGCGTACCCCCGCCGATCCCGAGGATTGATGCGATCATCCCGACGATGAATGCGATTATTACGATGAACACTATCACTTCAGGTGTCATATGAATCTCTGTTCCGCAGAGGGGACGATATTTGTAATATTGGTCTATGGTAAAAAATTATTTCTTAAGGTTCTTCCAGATTCTTGCCTGGAATCCGAAGAAAGATGAGAAACCGATCGAATCCTTCTGGTCTATAGTCTTGCTCTCAAACGAGACGAGATCGCCGGAATAAAGTGCATCAGGCGAGCTTCTTCCGGTAACGGTGGCTTTGCCTTTGTAAAGTTTCATATCGACTTTACCGTTCACTCTCTCCTGCGTCTTGTTGATGAATGCGGTTAGAGCAGCAAACAACGGTTCGTGGATCAGTCCCATGTAACCGAGTTCGGACCATTTTTCATCGACGATGTTCTTGAACGAGAGTTCCTGCCTGCTGAGGACCAGCCTTTCGAGATCCGAATGGGCGGCGATGAGAACGGTCGCGGCGGGATGCTCGTAGACCTCGCGGGCCTTTAAGCCGAGGATCCTGTCCTCGATCATATCGTTCCTGCCGATCCCGTGCTTGCCTGCAACTTTGTTTACGGCAAGGATGAGATCGTAGCCTTTCATTCTCTTTCCGTTAAGTGCGACCGGAATACCTTTTTCGAACTCTATGGTAATCTCTTCCGGTGTGTCCGGCGCCTCTTCCGGCGAGACGGTCCACTCATAGATGTCGTTTGGCGGGTGGAAGGACGGGTCTTCAAGTCTTCCTCCCTCGATGCTCCTGCTCCAGCAGTTCTCGTCGACCGAATAGGGTTTGTCCTTTACAACAGGCACCGGGATTTTATGCTTCTCAGCATAATCCATCTCCCATTCTCTTGTAAGGTTCATCTCCCTCATCGGGGCCACAATATCAAGTCCTGCTCCCCTGAAGATGAAATCGAACCTGAGCTGATCGTTTCCCTTGCCTGTGCAGCCGTGCGCTACTGCATTAGCGCCCTCTTTTTTCGCGATCTTCACTATTTCTTCCGCGATTAGCGGCCTTGCAAGTGCAGTGCCCATAGGATATCCTTCGTACGAGCCATTGGCTTTAATAGTCGGAAAGAGCTGCTCTTCAACGAATTTATCCTTTATATCGATAGTAAAATGCTTGTCGGCAATCAGATGCCCTTTGTCTGTCGCCTTCTTTATATCCTCTTCCGGCTGACCCACGTCGACTGCGACTGTAATGACTTCGTCATAGCCGTATTCTTCTTTTAAAAGCGGCACACAGATTGATGTATCAAGGCCTCCTGAAAAAGCCAGCACAATTTTACCTTTTCCCATATTGGTCTCCCGATTTTGTATATAGTGTTAATAAGGCCTGAAATCATGCAAAAATTTGAAATCTACAGGAGATTCAGGATATTTATCACCACTATATGTCATCATAATTTTGATTTACAACAATATAATGGTGCTTTAAAAGAAGTAATTTTTGAATTTTCAGGAATTCGGGATTACGGCTTTCTCCGGGACAAGACTGTCGTAGATTACGTAAGATCCGATTACTCCCATGAAGTTGACCGTAACCTTTACCCTGTCCTGGATTTTTTGGTTTCCGGGGAACTCTACCTGGTCGCCGACCGCATTGCCAAGCTCCTTTGATTCATGACTCCCGTCAGGATAGTAGACATCCACGACAATCGACTGTATGAAATTCTGCCCGAGACCTCCCCTGAATATGGCGGTAATCGTACCGTAGACCGGGTCCTTGTTTACCTGTACATTGACCTGGTATTTGTTGTCAGGTAGCGTCGTCGGTTCGGGGATCATATCTGTAGGCTGTCCTGTCGTTGCCTCGGCAGTCACTGTGGGCTCGGTCGTAGCAGCAGTCGTGCCCTCCGCCGGACCGGAATCCGTACCTGTACATGCAGCACAAAATGTCATTGCCGACATAATCACCAGAAGAATAAAAACAACTCTCATTCTCATATCCATGAGAATGTCTTAAAAATATATTTAATTTTTTAAAGTCAGTTGAAGGCAGGCTTTGTTTTCAGTGCTGCAACCAGCAGCTTTATGCCTTCTTCTACATCAGTCAGGTCCACAACCTCGATTGGAGAGTGGATATACCTTGTCGCGATCTGGAATGGAATGCTGGGAATACCGTCTCTTACAAGATGGATGATCGTTGCATCCGTATTTCCGCCGTCTCCGACTTCCAGCTGGAGAGGGATCTTATTCGATTCTGCGGTCTTCCTCAGCCATTCGGTAACTTTGGGATCGGACATAATGCCACGTCCTGCTGCACTTACCAGTGCAAGCACCGGCCCTTTTCCCATCTCTACGGAGGCTTCCTTCTTCGTGATCCCGGGGTGATCGCCCGAGATGGTTACGTCGGTCGCGATTGCACAGTCGGGTTTGAGGGCGAATGCGCTGACCTTCGCTCCCTTCAGGCCGACTTCTTCCTGGACTGTAAAGACGCCGTATATCGTATGCGGTGATTTGGCCTGCTTCAGGGTCTCTATGAGCATTGCGACGCCGACCCTGTTGTCGAGCGCCTTTCCGGTGAGCCTGTTGTTTGCAAGAAGTTTGTATTCCCTGTCGATGGTGATCGACGTTCCGATCTCGATCCCGAGTTCGTTTACTTCCTTCTCGCTCGTTGCACCAACGTCTATGAACATATCATCGGTCTTAATCTCTTTCTTCCTGTCCTCGGGAGTCATCACATGGGGCGGCTTTGCACCGATAACACCGGTGACCTGCCCTTTCTTACCGTGAAGAATGACCCTCTGGGTATATGCGACGGGATTGTACCAGCCGCCGATGGGGACGAATTTGATAAAGCCTTTCTCGTCGATATACTGGACCATGAAGCCGATCTCGTCCATGTGCGATGCGATCATGATCCTGAAATCGTCGCCTTTTTTGACCGCAACCAGATTGCCCATCTTGTCCTCGTAGATCTCATCGACAAAGCCGTCGAGCTCCTCCCTGATTATTGCCCTGACATTTCCCTCGCTTGCCGAGAGGCCGTGAGCGTCTGAAAGTTTTCCAAGTAATTCTTTTACCATAAATCTTCACCTAAATTATACTCTCTATTCTCTTAAGTGCTTCAGTGATATCATCTCTCGATGCCGCGTAGCTGAAACGTGCATAGTCAACGGCATTCTTACCGAACGCATCGCCCGGGATTATAACGACGCCTGCGTCGAGGATCTTGTATTGCATCTCCGTCTCCATAGGGACGAACATGTAGAACGCCCCCTCGGGTTTGGGAAACTCGAATCCGAGATCTTTCAGGCCGTTGTAAAGCAGATCCCTTCTTGCCGCATATTCGGATTTCATCTCATGGACACATTCGTTCGTTCCGGTGTACCCTGCAAGGGCCGCGTACTGGGATATGGATGTCGCACAGGTAAGGCAGTACTGGTGGACCTTGATCATCTGGTCGATCAGTTCCTGTTCTGCTGCAACAAAACCGATCCTCCAGCCTGTCATCGAGAAGGTCTTGCTCGCTGCATTTATCGTGACCACGTTGTCGCCGAAGAGTGCGGCACTCGTATGCTCCTTGTCGTATATGAAGTGCTCGTAGACCTCGTCCGAGATCACGGTCACCCCGGCATCATCGGCATATTCGACGAGGTCACGGATGGTTTCACGATCCTCCACCGCCCCGGTGGGGTTTGCCGGGGAGTTGAGCACCATGACCTTCGCCCCGTCGAGCATCTCTTTGCACACTTCGGTCTTTATATGCAGGCTTTCGTCCACGGGTATTCCCCCGGGTATCCCTCCCGCAAGGACTGCGCATTCCCTGTATGATACGAATCCGGGATCAGGATAAAGAACGCGATCCCCGTTGTCAACGAGAGACTCCATGGCGATATGAAGGGCCTCGCCCGCTCCTCCGGTTACAATGATCTGGTCCGGCGAATATACGAGCCCGTTCTCTCTCTTAAACTTGGCCGAGATCGCCTCCCTGAGTTCAGGAACGCCGGTATTGAAAGTATATCCCGTCAGGTTGTCCTCGATCGCCTTTATTCCCGCAATTTTGATATGTTCGGGGGTAGGGAAATCCGGCTGGCCGATCCCGAGGTTGATCGAACCGGGTTTGGCCTTCTGGAAGAATTTCCTGATGCCGGACATCTCTATTCCCAGGACTCTTTCGGAAAAAAGATTGTTCTTCATCTCAACTTTCATCTCCTTTCTCCTTCATTCGATGTTGGCATGTCTTCCCTTGAGATCCTTCTCCTCGCAATTGAGTATGATCATAATCGCCGAGATAATCGAGTCGGCGAAGATCATCGCACCGGTCTCGAATAACGTCCCGAGAGGGGCGAAGGATTTGAGTTCGCCTTTCATCTGCTTGATCTCGAACTCCGACGATTCGTCCCGGATATAATCCCTGTGGCTCTCAAGGACAACCGTGCAGTCGGATATCCTGCCGATCCTGGAATCGGACTTGGATGTTACGAGACATATCCTGCCCCCGAGCGTTTTTGCAGTCTCGCAGAGCTCCGCGATAGTCTTCGTCTCCCCCGATCCGGAGAACGCGACTATCATATCCCCCTTTTCCATGGCGGGAGTGATCGTCTCGCCGATGACATAGGACTTAAGTCCAAGGTGCATCAGTCTCATGGCAAAGGCCTTTGCGACAAGCCCGGATCTTCCGGCACCCATTACATAGATCCTGTTTGCCTTCAGGATTTCATCGATAAACAGGTCTACCTCCTGGTCGGAGATGGAATCGGCCATCTCTTCTATCTTGGTGCTCATGAGACGGATCATATCTTCTACTGTTTTGCATTCGGACATATAACCACCAGTACGGTTACTTAGTTATAGTGGTTTATGGAGTTATTTTCTTTGGATCGACGAGATCGATTCCGGTAAAAAAGAGTTTATTTCAGTTTTTCAATCTCTTCTTCGACTTCTTCATAACCCTCTTTGTAGAATCCTTCCTCGTCGGGGGCCAGTTCGCGCAGAAGGCGGAGGAACTCTCCGGCATGCACTTTCTCTTCATCAGCAATATCGAGCAGTACTGCCTTTGCCAATTCGTTGTCCGTGGATTCGGCAAGCTGAACGTAGAGCTGTATTGCTTCGTACTCTGCCGAGACCATGAACCTGATTGCTCTTATCAGTTCGTCGGGGGTAAGCTTGCGATCGTTTTTGAGACCTGCAAAAGGATTTCCAAATTCCGGCATTTTAATCACTTTCCTATGGTTACAAGTCCTTATATGGAGAGCATTTCTTATTAATTTATTGCAGGTTTGTTTTGGTTGGTTTTAGTACATTAACCGTTTTCTCTAGATCAGACCGGATTTAGCAATATTTATGTTTTAATTTTTAGGATCGCATTGTTCTCCGGATTTTAGCATCCGATCATGTACGCGATATAAGTAGAGTATAAAACGTGCACCAAATCCAATTAAAAGAGAACTCCCGGCCAGCACGGTAAGCCCGCCAAGCAGAATGACCACCATAATATCCTGTCCGGTGAAAATGTCGTGAATCATCAGACCAAGCTCATTTTCCCAGATATACAGTACAAACGCGAGTATCAGGACAGTGACCACTATTGAGAGAACACTATAGGTACTGTATATTATCTCTTCACGGTTGAACCGGGTTCCTGAGCGCAACTTCGGCACTAATTGTGTTTTTAGAAAATCAAATGATTTCCGGCGTAATTGCGGCATCTCAAGGAGATCCATCAGGCAATAGTAGCCGTCAAGTTCCAATAGAGGATTCAGGTTCAGCAGTGCAATCAGATAGGTGATATATGCGGCCTGAAACAATGCCTTTGTATAGTCTGAGGGAGGAAGAACGAAGGCAAGAATTGAAATGATTCCTCCAATTATTACATTAACTATCGGTCCGGCAAGTGATACCATTATACGGGGAGTCCGGCCGGACATCCACATATCGCTTACATCAACGAAAAAAGTAGGCATGCCATAGTAAAACATCAATCCGGCTTTGTGAATTTTGCGCCCGAAATATTTACAGGCAAGGCCGTGTCCTGCCTCATGCCAAAACAGTACTATCCAGCCGGATAGGATCAATATGAGCAGGCCGTAACTATATATCTCGTTGAATGTAAGCAGTTGAAACTCTTCCGTCGGCTCCAGGATAATGAAACAGATAATGCCGATAACTGAAATCAGGATAAATGCAAAGAGAGCGGCCCTCGTAAAAAAGAAGTGTCCGATACTTTCATAAATCCTGGTAAACCATTTATCAGCCTGATTCCAGTCAAACTCACGCTGGTATGTCCCGTCAGCGAGATTTGTGAGAAGAGGAACAAAACCGGTCTCTGTATCCGGATTAGCGGGTTTGGTCCGGGTTTCAATTAAATGATTTTCTTCAAGCTGTTGTATGAGCGTATCCAGCCTCTCCAAAGGCAGTGATCCAAATCTCTGGTAATAAGCAATTGCAAGATCCGTGAGATTGTGCTCCCCGTTCATCATCTCCCACAGAAAGTAGTTCTCTTCATCTATTGCAAGGTAGGATCTTTTGTCGGGATTGTGCAGTATATAGTATGTATCCCCTCTTCTGGTTCGCTCAAAACGAACCATTGAGTGAGGCATTTGACGTGGTTTTAATATTGATTTTTCCGGCATACCAAATCCTGTTTTTCCATACCATAACGCAAATGATCATTCCGAAGTTATGCTCTCACGAACGCAAGACGCCCAGACTCAGGTACTTCCCGCCCGAGTATATCATCAGATCGTCTGCGACAAACTGATCCAGGACCGCCTGAATCCCGGTCCTGCTCACCCGATTCATCTTTAAAAGCGCCTGAATCGTTTGTGCTGTATCGCACTGAAGATAAAGATCGGCGGCAAGATCGTTGTAGTTGTATTCATTCATGGTTCCTTTGCGGGTGTCCTTGATCGTGATCGATTTTCCGGAAGTAAAGACGTCCAGAACGGCATCGGTCCGGGATTTCCATTCCTTCAGGACAGCAATCAGATCCTGCGCATAGATCTCTGATATATCGTTGTATTCAGCATCAAAGTAGTGGGCAATATCGTAGAGATCGTCTTCCGGTAATGAATGAAATATATGCCTGTATACATTTGAAGGCACAAGGCGGGTGATCCCGTATTTGGAAGGTTCTTTCCAGTAGGCGCTGAAGCGGTCGAAACGAATATGACCGTAGCTATTTGGAGGAGCCAGGTGCCGGATTTTGGGAATAAACTGTATCATTGCCGCGTATTCGTTCGGGTCTTCGCCGGGGAACCCCCATAATATATTATAGGATACATCAATGCCAAACTGTTTTCCCCATTTCAGAATCTGGATATTATGTATGAGTTTTGTTCCCTTTTGCATCAGCCTGAGAACGCTGTCATTCAATGATTCGATACCCACCTGTAATTCAGTAATACCTGCACATGCCAGAAGCCTGACCTGTTCGCTGGTGAGACTCGCTTTAACTTCCCAGAAAAATTTAATTCCTTTTTGATCGGCAAGTTGAGGTAGCAGAGTCTGAAAGTACTGTTGGGCCATGATATTGTCTGCAACATGGATCTTATTTCCGTAGTTATCCTGTACATATTGTATTTCATCCAGAACACGCGTAGGTGATTTGCAACGGAAGAGCATACCCCTCGGATTGAATCCGCAAAAAGTACATTGCTTTTTTTCTCCCCACCAGCACCCGCGTGAGGTCTCGATGGGAATGTTGATATCTAAATCAGTCAGTTTCCTGCCGGATTTCAGTGTATCGAAATAATCCGAATAATCCGGAAATGGGAGACAATCCAGATCTTTAACCAGGCCGCTTTCACAGGTTTTTCCAGAGTTCCGGGAGACTACCCCGGGAATCTCCGGGACAGGATCATCATTAAGAAGAGTTTTGATCAGTTTAGGGACTGCCTCATCACCTTCGCCTGTACAGACATAATCAATGAACGGGAACAGGCGGCATAGTGCTTCGCCCTTTGTCCCGAAGCAGTTGGCGCCGCCAAAGAGTATTTGGATCTCAGGAAACTTTGATTTGATTCGTTTTGCCAGGGCAAGAGAAGCACAATGCTGCTGAAAGGACGAACTGAAACCAACCACTGCATAACGGGACCAGTCCGTTTCTTCAACAAATTTGTCCAGAAATGAGGGTAGTCGATCACGGATTTCAAACAATTCTTTTACAATAAATGGAGTAAATACGTCCTTGTATTTTTTCCACAGGACTTCCTGCAGGTATGCAAGATCCGCATCAGGATTTTCACCGAAAGCCGACGGGGCAAATAGCCATTCTCCAAGCATCAGTTCTATGGGAGTGGTGGATGCAATCATGCCATGTAGTCGTCCGAGCTCCTCATCAAGCAGGAGATTGACATAGTGAATGTCGCATCCGATGCCCTCTTTTAAAAGTGCACTCTTGAACATTGAAATACCCAGGGGAGGGATTTCAATCAAACTGAACGGAGGATATATAAATGCTACACCAGGACCTTCAAAATCCATATTATTTATTATCTGTCAAATCAGGAATAAATTTGTTTATACGTTAATTTATCTTTAAAATAATAATTATGTTCAGAATAAAGATCTTTTTAAGTTATTCATATGGTCTGTCATATGACTATTCCAAGTGATTTTGGGAATCTTTCTTCGAGAACTTTTGTGATCCCTTTGGCATCTTCAGATTTAAGTGCTTCCAGTTGCTCATTTGTGAGTGTATATCCTGCTTCACTTGCTGCTTCTTCCGGGTTTGCTGTTAATTTTTTGCGGAATTCTGCATCCGCAACAGCACGCCCGATTAGTTCATACATTTCCTTCTCTGTTGCCATTTTTATACCTCCAGTTTATCCTTATTTTATAGAAGATGCTATTTATTTATTCTGTAATAGAGAGGAATCAGATCGCTCATTTTTTTCATGGAAAATATTCCGCACCATGTATCAGATCATAAATCAACTACAGAATTGTCGGGAAGGCTTAGAACAAATCAATTCCTGCAAAGGATATCCTGAATATTCCGGTGGAGAGAACAGTAAAACCGGATTAATAAAATAATAATTATTTTTGGATGAAAGATTTTCTTAATTTATTCATATGGTCTGTCATTATAGAGGTTTCCCAAATGATTTTGGGAACCTTTCTTCGAGCACTGTTGCGATCCCTTTGGCATCTTCAGATTCAAGTGCTGCCAGTTGCTCGTCTGTGAGAATATATCCTGCTTCTTTTGCTGCTTCTTCCGGGTTTGCTGTTAATTTTTTGCGGAATTCTGCATCCGCAACAGCACGTCCGATTAGTTCATACATTTCCTTTTCTGTTGCCATTTGTTTACACCTCCGATTTATTCTCAATTTATAGAAGATAATATTTAAAAATTCTGTAATTACGAGAGGAATCAGATAGCGCATGCTTTTCGTGGAAAATTTAAAAAAACAGATTCAACAGCTTAAGGGACCCTTGCCAGTCCCCTGAGCGTCCCGTGAGAGGGCTATCTTAGGGCAAGGTTCACCTGAACAGATGAAAATCCTGGAAAATGGTATAGGATGATCATGGATCAACTATATGTCAACGGGACCTCTAAGCTCAGACTCTCCTTGCATAGCCCCATTTGACTGCCGATGCCCATACCGCTTCGGCTATTGAAATTGTAACTTCCCTGTCGAGAACCCGCGGGATGATATGCTCCCTCGTCGGCCGCCGTACGTAATTCGCAAGTGCATGGGCGGCGGCGATCTTCATCTCGTCGGATATTTTAGTTGCATGCGCATCGAGAGCTCCCCTGAACACTCCGGGGAAGACGAGTGCGTTGTTGATCTGGTTGGCAAAATCGCTTCTGCCGGTTGCGACGATTGCTGCACCCGCTCTTTTGG from Methanolacinia petrolearia DSM 11571 encodes:
- the hxlB gene encoding 6-phospho-3-hexuloisomerase, encoding MSECKTVEDMIRLMSTKIEEMADSISDQEVDLFIDEILKANRIYVMGAGRSGLVAKAFAMRLMHLGLKSYVIGETITPAMEKGDMIVAFSGSGETKTIAELCETAKTLGGRICLVTSKSDSRIGRISDCTVVLESHRDYIRDESSEFEIKQMKGELKSFAPLGTLFETGAMIFADSIISAIMIILNCEEKDLKGRHANIE
- a CDS encoding RiPP maturation radical SAM C-methyltransferase; the encoded protein is MDFEGPGVAFIYPPFSLIEIPPLGISMFKSALLKEGIGCDIHYVNLLLDEELGRLHGMIASTTPIELMLGEWLFAPSAFGENPDADLAYLQEVLWKKYKDVFTPFIVKELFEIRDRLPSFLDKFVEETDWSRYAVVGFSSSFQQHCASLALAKRIKSKFPEIQILFGGANCFGTKGEALCRLFPFIDYVCTGEGDEAVPKLIKTLLNDDPVPEIPGVVSRNSGKTCESGLVKDLDCLPFPDYSDYFDTLKSGRKLTDLDINIPIETSRGCWWGEKKQCTFCGFNPRGMLFRCKSPTRVLDEIQYVQDNYGNKIHVADNIMAQQYFQTLLPQLADQKGIKFFWEVKASLTSEQVRLLACAGITELQVGIESLNDSVLRLMQKGTKLIHNIQILKWGKQFGIDVSYNILWGFPGEDPNEYAAMIQFIPKIRHLAPPNSYGHIRFDRFSAYWKEPSKYGITRLVPSNVYRHIFHSLPEDDLYDIAHYFDAEYNDISEIYAQDLIAVLKEWKSRTDAVLDVFTSGKSITIKDTRKGTMNEYNYNDLAADLYLQCDTAQTIQALLKMNRVSRTGIQAVLDQFVADDLMIYSGGKYLSLGVLRS
- a CDS encoding ferritin family protein: MPEFGNPFAGLKNDRKLTPDELIRAIRFMVSAEYEAIQLYVQLAESTDNELAKAVLLDIADEEKVHAGEFLRLLRELAPDEEGFYKEGYEEVEEEIEKLK
- a CDS encoding sulfite exporter TauE/SafE family protein — its product is MTPEVIVFIVIIAFIVGMIASILGIGGGTLNVPVLILVFSFDQITAIALSLTIGVAISFTSMVNYAWQQRILYKTALFLGVPAVGVSVLSVLVSISLPVITLKLILIAILLVIASTLLKPDLISLPEIKKGPEYHDGCKNRYGDEFSGDFHALHMITWGSSGGLLNGLTGLGGGSINVPAMIAAKIPPHYATATSTMVVFLACMAASIMHAELGNIHSLGFLALYITGAVCGAVAGTRYARKLRSSQLSFGFGLFLIFVCIIMAINLFL
- a CDS encoding Franean1_4349 family RiPP — its product is MATEKEMYELIGRAVADAEFRKKLTANPEEAASEAGYTLTNEQLEALKSEDAKGITKVLEERFPKSLGIVI
- a CDS encoding Franean1_4349 family RiPP; translated protein: MATEKEMYELIGRAVADAEFRKKLTANPEEAAKEAGYILTDEQLAALESEDAKGIATVLEERFPKSFGKPL
- a CDS encoding pyridoxal phosphate-dependent aminotransferase, whose protein sequence is MKVEMKNNLFSERVLGIEMSGIRKFFQKAKPGSINLGIGQPDFPTPEHIKIAGIKAIEDNLTGYTFNTGVPELREAISAKFKRENGLVYSPDQIIVTGGAGEALHIAMESLVDNGDRVLYPDPGFVSYRECAVLAGGIPGGIPVDESLHIKTEVCKEMLDGAKVMVLNSPANPTGAVEDRETIRDLVEYADDAGVTVISDEVYEHFIYDKEHTSAALFGDNVVTINAASKTFSMTGWRIGFVAAEQELIDQMIKVHQYCLTCATSISQYAALAGYTGTNECVHEMKSEYAARRDLLYNGLKDLGFEFPKPEGAFYMFVPMETEMQYKILDAGVVIIPGDAFGKNAVDYARFSYAASRDDITEALKRIESII
- a CDS encoding M42 family metallopeptidase — its product is MVKELLGKLSDAHGLSASEGNVRAIIREELDGFVDEIYEDKMGNLVAVKKGDDFRIMIASHMDEIGFMVQYIDEKGFIKFVPIGGWYNPVAYTQRVILHGKKGQVTGVIGAKPPHVMTPEDRKKEIKTDDMFIDVGATSEKEVNELGIEIGTSITIDREYKLLANNRLTGKALDNRVGVAMLIETLKQAKSPHTIYGVFTVQEEVGLKGAKVSAFALKPDCAIATDVTISGDHPGITKKEASVEMGKGPVLALVSAAGRGIMSDPKVTEWLRKTAESNKIPLQLEVGDGGNTDATIIHLVRDGIPSIPFQIATRYIHSPIEVVDLTDVEEGIKLLVAALKTKPAFN
- a CDS encoding argininosuccinate synthase, with amino-acid sequence MGKGKIVLAFSGGLDTSICVPLLKEEYGYDEVITVAVDVGQPEEDIKKATDKGHLIADKHFTIDIKDKFVEEQLFPTIKANGSYEGYPMGTALARPLIAEEIVKIAKKEGANAVAHGCTGKGNDQLRFDFIFRGAGLDIVAPMREMNLTREWEMDYAEKHKIPVPVVKDKPYSVDENCWSRSIEGGRLEDPSFHPPNDIYEWTVSPEEAPDTPEEITIEFEKGIPVALNGKRMKGYDLILAVNKVAGKHGIGRNDMIEDRILGLKAREVYEHPAATVLIAAHSDLERLVLSRQELSFKNIVDEKWSELGYMGLIHEPLFAALTAFINKTQERVNGKVDMKLYKGKATVTGRSSPDALYSGDLVSFESKTIDQKDSIGFSSFFGFQARIWKNLKK